One window of Pandoraea oxalativorans genomic DNA carries:
- a CDS encoding FliM/FliN family flagellar motor switch protein gives MSAERPTPLSVFELSRMGASAELEGARLIADRAGANGPGVRLRARCGGEPLCFWVPEPAWCDWIAPQLATHAWTQVPPDLLPLVAAWTLAPLDGWLQRLGAQALCAPEVDAGDAPPPGWRFTLQEGDRRLPLYVQEAPAGVMQVLLAALAPSPEQHHELALALGWCQLAGDAPAHVAVGDALPLLGMAETLDTLWLHPEASPGRLQLLDDRHAVIAAAPLPWVEELPDTVRLAVEVGRVRMSAAALADWTPGTDVALEARAHVALRLTQGERLWGQGRLLRLDDAWAVRIDARAD, from the coding sequence ATGAGCGCTGAGCGCCCCACGCCCCTGAGCGTGTTCGAGTTGAGTCGCATGGGCGCAAGCGCCGAGCTCGAGGGGGCTCGGCTCATCGCCGACCGGGCCGGCGCGAACGGCCCGGGCGTCCGGTTGCGCGCGCGCTGCGGCGGCGAGCCGCTGTGCTTCTGGGTGCCGGAGCCGGCGTGGTGTGATTGGATTGCGCCCCAGTTGGCCACCCACGCCTGGACGCAAGTCCCCCCCGATCTGCTCCCGCTGGTGGCGGCATGGACGCTGGCGCCGCTCGACGGCTGGTTGCAGCGGCTCGGCGCGCAGGCGCTCTGCGCGCCCGAGGTGGACGCCGGCGACGCCCCGCCCCCCGGCTGGCGCTTCACGCTGCAAGAAGGCGACCGACGCTTGCCCCTGTATGTGCAGGAGGCGCCGGCGGGCGTCATGCAGGTCTTGCTGGCCGCGCTCGCGCCGTCGCCCGAGCAGCACCACGAGCTCGCGTTGGCACTGGGCTGGTGCCAACTTGCCGGCGACGCGCCGGCGCACGTCGCGGTGGGGGATGCGCTGCCGCTGCTCGGCATGGCCGAGACCCTGGACACCCTCTGGCTGCATCCCGAGGCGAGCCCCGGCCGACTTCAGCTGCTCGATGACCGGCACGCCGTCATTGCGGCGGCGCCGCTGCCGTGGGTCGAGGAGCTGCCCGACACCGTTCGCCTGGCCGTGGAGGTGGGCCGGGTGCGCATGTCGGCCGCGGCGCTGGCCGACTGGACGCCGGGGACCGACGTGGCGCTTGAGGCGCGCGCGCACGTCGCGCTGCGGCTGACCCAGGGGGAGCGGCTGTGGGGACAGGGCCGGCTGCTGCGCTTGGACGACGCGTGGGCCGTGCGCATTGACGCGCGCGCCGACTAA
- a CDS encoding bifunctional diguanylate cyclase/phosphodiesterase — MMPSSDDAMSPAAAPGVTPWFSTRFAHCRHAVVLKDAHSRIVQANASAGALLGYAACALVGRTDRELRCPERAERSIALDREVLASGEARLLEESLSGADGRERTVRTEKQRVVVPGTDAPLLLERMTELADVAPRPGDEPQPRGVDTPARQDPQDPQDAQDARDPQARYYRALMEWLPQVVWVANAAGDVIEVGPTWARLSGRAPEAAYGHGWEAAVHPDDLPGVREQWRACVAGAGPLDVECRVRGAGGAWRWVRNRAAARPDAPGGGVRWYGLLEDVHERKSAEQARHDNALGVSAMADGAPAMTWLADATGARTYVSRSWAERTGRPTPQALGWGWLEAVHLDDRARVRACVEQARDAGTGLRVEYRVRRHDGRWAWVIDVSEPRLDAQGGVLGFAGSILDLTERRAAESALEESEACIRSVFDSSPDGIWLLALDGEPLLVNDAGRRLFGEAPAAPPQASCGPRWERVVDPGDADKVTRAFAQVREARVARFEATLATLASVTALDPVTTVTADAPARGYVDVIAAPVLSKQGNVLCMLTIWRDITAAKAARDATEAARRAAEAAAAKLATVLESTTDCVAVLDPGGRLTYLNAHARRLLALGDAALGRSLGSLFPEVRQGAFAAQYERALAANERVTCEAYLGSLDRWIEVHATPTEDGLTLFFRDTSERRRAERERWQAHSQLLHMSRHDPLTALPNRALLRERLEHGLAHAKPGAHLAVLSLDLDAFKSVNDSYGQAVGDQLLRAVADRLRACVDPQDTVARLGGDEFVVLRPRVRHAAQAERLALRVVAALQAPFALAQVTLNIATSVGVALTPEAGTCVDELMRASDVALSRAKADGGGTARCYVPGMDAPMLARQTLKLGLATALARGELELFFQPLVSVATQRVCSCEALLRWRHPELGMVSPAEFIPIAEACGLITPIGEWVLGAACREAARWPEAIGVAVNLSPAQFKDGRLVTSVAEALAASGVAASRLQLEITESVLLERNDANVKTLQALRRLGVKIAMDDFGTAYASLGYLRSFPFDKIKVDQSFIGDLPHGRASLAIVRAVAGIGRSLGITTAVEGVETQAQLEAVRAEGIEEAQGYLFSRPVPAAEVAALLHRLADAPCGAAAVARDA; from the coding sequence ATGATGCCCTCCTCAGATGACGCGATGAGCCCGGCCGCTGCGCCGGGCGTCACGCCCTGGTTTTCGACGCGCTTCGCGCACTGCCGGCATGCGGTGGTGCTCAAGGATGCGCATTCGCGCATTGTGCAGGCCAACGCGAGCGCCGGCGCGCTGTTGGGCTACGCCGCGTGCGCGCTGGTCGGTCGCACCGATCGCGAGTTGCGCTGCCCCGAGCGCGCCGAGCGCAGCATCGCGCTGGATCGGGAAGTCCTCGCCAGCGGCGAGGCGCGCCTGCTCGAAGAGTCGCTGTCGGGCGCCGACGGGCGCGAGCGCACCGTGCGCACGGAAAAACAACGGGTGGTGGTGCCGGGCACCGACGCGCCGCTGCTGCTCGAGCGGATGACGGAGCTGGCCGACGTCGCGCCACGACCGGGGGACGAGCCACAGCCGCGCGGCGTGGACACGCCCGCCCGGCAGGACCCGCAAGACCCGCAAGACGCGCAGGACGCGCGGGACCCGCAAGCGCGGTATTACCGCGCGCTGATGGAGTGGTTGCCGCAGGTGGTGTGGGTCGCGAACGCGGCCGGCGACGTCATCGAGGTCGGGCCGACCTGGGCGCGCTTGTCCGGGCGCGCGCCCGAGGCGGCCTATGGCCACGGCTGGGAAGCGGCGGTGCATCCGGACGATTTGCCGGGCGTGCGTGAGCAATGGCGCGCGTGCGTCGCCGGCGCCGGCCCGCTCGACGTGGAGTGTCGGGTGCGGGGCGCCGGCGGTGCGTGGCGCTGGGTGCGAAATCGCGCCGCCGCCCGCCCCGACGCGCCGGGTGGGGGCGTGCGTTGGTACGGCCTGCTCGAGGACGTGCACGAACGCAAAAGCGCGGAGCAGGCGCGGCACGACAACGCGCTTGGCGTGAGCGCGATGGCCGACGGCGCGCCGGCGATGACCTGGCTGGCCGACGCCACGGGCGCCCGCACTTACGTGAGTCGGAGTTGGGCCGAGCGCACCGGCCGGCCGACGCCGCAGGCGCTCGGGTGGGGGTGGCTCGAGGCGGTGCACCTCGACGATCGCGCCCGGGTGCGCGCCTGCGTTGAGCAAGCGCGCGACGCGGGCACGGGCCTGCGCGTGGAGTATCGCGTGCGCCGCCACGACGGCCGGTGGGCGTGGGTGATCGATGTGAGTGAGCCGCGCTTGGACGCGCAAGGCGGCGTGCTCGGTTTCGCCGGCTCGATCCTGGATCTGACCGAGCGCAGGGCCGCGGAGAGCGCGCTCGAAGAGAGTGAGGCGTGCATTCGCAGCGTCTTCGACAGCAGCCCCGACGGCATCTGGCTGCTCGCGCTTGACGGCGAGCCCTTGCTTGTCAACGACGCGGGCCGGCGTCTGTTCGGTGAGGCGCCGGCCGCGCCGCCGCAGGCGTCGTGCGGGCCACGCTGGGAGCGCGTGGTGGACCCGGGCGACGCCGATAAGGTGACGCGTGCGTTTGCGCAGGTTCGCGAGGCTCGGGTGGCGCGCTTTGAAGCCACCCTCGCCACTCTCGCCAGCGTCACCGCACTCGACCCCGTCACCACCGTCACCGCCGACGCGCCCGCGCGCGGGTACGTCGATGTGATCGCCGCGCCGGTGTTGAGCAAACAGGGCAACGTGCTGTGCATGCTCACGATTTGGCGGGACATCACCGCCGCCAAGGCCGCGCGCGACGCGACCGAGGCGGCGCGCCGTGCCGCCGAGGCGGCCGCCGCCAAGCTCGCCACCGTGCTGGAGAGCACCACCGATTGCGTCGCCGTGCTCGACCCCGGGGGGCGCTTGACCTACCTGAACGCCCACGCGCGCCGCTTGCTCGCGCTCGGCGATGCGGCCTTGGGACGCAGCCTGGGGTCGCTCTTTCCGGAGGTGCGCCAGGGGGCCTTTGCCGCCCAATACGAGCGGGCGCTGGCCGCCAATGAGCGGGTCACGTGCGAGGCGTATTTGGGGAGCTTGGATCGCTGGATCGAGGTGCACGCCACGCCGACCGAGGACGGCCTGACGCTGTTCTTTCGGGACACGTCCGAGCGCCGTCGCGCCGAGCGCGAGCGCTGGCAGGCGCACTCGCAACTGCTGCACATGTCGCGCCACGACCCGCTCACCGCCTTGCCCAACCGTGCACTGCTGCGCGAGCGACTCGAGCACGGTTTGGCGCACGCCAAGCCCGGCGCTCACCTGGCGGTGCTGAGCCTGGATCTGGACGCTTTCAAATCGGTCAACGACAGCTACGGGCAGGCCGTGGGCGACCAACTGTTGCGGGCCGTCGCGGACCGGTTGCGCGCGTGTGTGGACCCGCAGGACACGGTGGCGCGCCTCGGCGGCGATGAGTTTGTGGTGCTGCGCCCGCGGGTGCGTCACGCCGCGCAGGCCGAGCGGCTCGCGCTGCGCGTCGTCGCGGCGCTGCAAGCGCCCTTTGCGCTGGCTCAGGTAACGCTGAACATCGCCACCAGCGTGGGGGTGGCGTTGACCCCCGAGGCCGGCACGTGTGTCGACGAGCTGATGCGCGCGTCGGACGTGGCGCTGTCCCGGGCCAAGGCCGACGGGGGCGGCACGGCACGCTGCTACGTGCCGGGGATGGACGCGCCGATGCTGGCGCGCCAGACGCTCAAGCTCGGGCTGGCAACCGCGCTGGCACGCGGCGAGCTCGAACTGTTTTTTCAGCCGTTGGTGAGCGTGGCGACGCAGCGCGTGTGCAGTTGCGAGGCCCTGTTGCGCTGGCGCCATCCGGAGCTCGGCATGGTCTCGCCCGCCGAGTTCATCCCCATCGCCGAAGCGTGCGGGCTGATCACGCCGATCGGCGAATGGGTGCTCGGGGCGGCGTGCCGGGAGGCGGCGCGCTGGCCCGAAGCGATCGGCGTGGCGGTGAATTTGTCGCCCGCGCAGTTCAAAGACGGCCGCCTCGTGACGTCCGTCGCCGAAGCGCTGGCCGCGTCGGGCGTGGCCGCGTCGCGGCTGCAGTTGGAAATCACCGAGTCGGTGCTGCTCGAGCGCAACGACGCCAACGTCAAAACGCTCCAAGCGCTTCGCCGTCTGGGCGTGAAGATTGCGATGGATGACTTCGGCACCGCGTATGCGTCGCTGGGCTACCTGCGCAGTTTCCCGTTTGATAAGATCAAGGTCGATCAGAGCTTTATCGGCGATTTGCCGCACGGTCGCGCCTCGTTGGCAATCGTGCGCGCCGTGGCCGGTATCGGTCGCAGTCTGGGTATTACCACCGCCGTCGAAGGCGTGGAAACGCAGGCGCAACTCGAGGCGGTGCGCGCCGAAGGGATCGAGGAAGCGCAAGGGTATCTGTTCTCGCGACCGGTGCCTGCGGCCGAGGTCGCCGCGCTGTTACACCGCCTGGCCGACGCGCCTTGCGGGGCGGCGGCAGTGGCGCGCGACGCCTGA
- a CDS encoding FliI/YscN family ATPase, producing the protein MRLPEWSEALEALDALAPPGPGEASPQRLEGRLCEVGATLLRAHLPGVGLGELCTLPGGEPAEVIAIQGDDALLSPYREPLGMTAGQWVAPTGRRADVSVGDALLGRVVDALGRPIDGAPAPVLERRREIDAEPPNPMQRMPIAKRLPMGVRAIDATLTVGVGQRVGIFAPAGCGKSTLLGMLAAGSDADVVVLALIGERGREVREFLEHVLSAETRARSVVVVATSDRPALERLKAAATATAVAEHFRDQGKNVLLLVDSLTRYARAVREIALAAGEPIVAGGYPPSLYARLPRLLERAGPAARGSITAFYTVLVDDKADALAEEVRSLLDGHIVLARKLAEANHYPAIDVLASISRVMHQVAAPAHRDAAARLRQLMAAWREIELLVRVGEYRAGQDADADDAIARRARIDALLRQRVDERVGFKETCAALGDAVGLPC; encoded by the coding sequence ATGCGTTTGCCTGAGTGGAGTGAAGCCCTCGAGGCGCTCGATGCGCTCGCGCCGCCCGGGCCGGGCGAGGCCTCGCCGCAGCGCCTGGAAGGCCGGCTGTGTGAGGTGGGGGCCACCCTGCTGCGCGCGCATTTGCCCGGCGTGGGCTTGGGCGAGTTGTGCACGCTGCCCGGTGGCGAGCCGGCCGAAGTCATCGCCATTCAAGGCGACGACGCGTTGCTCTCGCCGTATCGCGAGCCGCTGGGCATGACCGCCGGCCAGTGGGTCGCGCCCACCGGGCGGCGCGCCGACGTGAGCGTGGGCGACGCGCTGCTCGGGCGCGTGGTCGATGCGCTGGGCCGCCCGATCGACGGCGCGCCGGCGCCCGTGCTCGAGCGGCGGCGTGAGATCGATGCCGAGCCGCCCAACCCGATGCAGCGCATGCCCATTGCCAAGCGCTTGCCGATGGGCGTGCGTGCGATCGACGCCACGCTCACCGTCGGCGTGGGCCAGCGCGTGGGGATCTTTGCCCCGGCCGGCTGCGGCAAGAGCACGCTGCTCGGCATGCTCGCCGCGGGCAGTGACGCCGACGTGGTGGTCCTCGCGCTCATCGGTGAGCGCGGGCGCGAGGTCCGCGAATTTCTGGAACATGTGCTCAGCGCCGAGACGCGCGCGCGCAGTGTGGTGGTGGTGGCCACCTCGGACCGACCGGCGCTTGAGCGGCTCAAAGCCGCCGCGACCGCCACGGCCGTCGCCGAGCATTTTCGCGACCAGGGCAAAAACGTGCTGCTGCTGGTCGATTCGCTCACGCGGTACGCGCGCGCGGTGCGTGAAATCGCGCTGGCCGCGGGCGAACCGATCGTCGCGGGCGGCTATCCGCCGAGTCTGTACGCCCGCTTGCCGCGCTTGCTCGAGCGGGCCGGGCCGGCCGCGCGCGGCAGCATTACCGCGTTTTATACCGTGCTGGTCGACGACAAAGCCGATGCGCTCGCCGAAGAGGTGCGCTCGCTGCTCGACGGCCATATCGTGCTCGCGCGCAAGCTCGCGGAGGCGAACCACTACCCGGCCATCGACGTGCTGGCCAGCATCAGCCGGGTGATGCATCAAGTGGCGGCGCCCGCGCACCGCGACGCGGCCGCGCGCCTGCGCCAACTGATGGCGGCGTGGCGCGAGATCGAACTGCTGGTGCGCGTGGGGGAATACCGCGCGGGGCAGGACGCCGATGCCGACGACGCCATCGCGCGCCGTGCGCGGATCGACGCGCTGCTGCGCCAGCGCGTGGACGAGCGGGTCGGCTTCAAGGAGACCTGTGCCGCGCTGGGCGACGCGGTGGGGCTGCCATGCTGA
- a CDS encoding EscV/YscV/HrcV family type III secretion system export apparatus protein, protein MKTLNRWLQGLSGRQDVMLASMLLMAVFMMIVPLPTLLVDVLIAINLALSITLLMMAVYIREPLEFSAFPSVLLITTLYRLALTISTSRLILLQHDAGEIVHTFGEFAVGGNLVVGLIVFSIITVVQFIVITKGSERVAEVSARFSLDGMPGKQMSIDGDLRANVIDATEARRLRAVVQKESQLYGAMDGAMKFVKGDAIASIIVILVNILGGICVGVFMHDMSAGEAATLYAILSVGDGLIAQIPALLISIAAGIIVTRVPGETRRNLADELSSQIMRQREALWIVAAVLMLFAALPGFPVAVFLPLGGCVALLTWWVQRRARRDGTSAGDADAAAEAGGAGAAPDIGAVPLLLRVHPELTEGPALALALTALRTRKLEQQGLPLPDIQLQLDPQLPARHLSFLLYQESILQLEVRPLVLLDATTPALPQAVAQDTLPFGGITLQWVAPEQASGLSALGHTVHEGVDRVAYLVSLALDRYASELIGVQEARYLMDQMEQRYGELVKELQRQLPVSRVADVLQRLVAEGVSIRDLRAVFEALVEWAPREKDPLMLAEYARLALRRHVVGRQRQGQPWVSAWVIGNHIEQTIRESIRQTSAGSYSALAPEENQAIVNTIRDALARSGTAGLALVTAIDVRRFVRKLIEKDMFAVPVLSFQDLEDEAELKVLGHVELLGGDDAFA, encoded by the coding sequence ATGAAAACACTTAATCGCTGGCTGCAAGGGTTGTCCGGCCGTCAGGACGTGATGCTCGCGTCCATGCTGTTGATGGCCGTGTTCATGATGATCGTGCCGTTGCCCACGCTGCTGGTGGATGTGCTCATCGCGATCAACCTCGCGCTGTCCATCACGCTGCTGATGATGGCGGTCTATATCCGCGAGCCCCTGGAGTTTTCCGCCTTTCCCTCGGTGCTGCTGATCACCACGCTGTATCGACTGGCGCTCACGATCAGTACCAGCCGACTGATTTTGTTGCAGCACGATGCGGGCGAGATCGTGCACACCTTCGGTGAGTTTGCGGTCGGCGGCAATTTGGTGGTCGGGCTGATCGTGTTCTCGATCATTACGGTGGTGCAGTTCATCGTGATCACCAAGGGCTCCGAGCGCGTCGCGGAGGTCAGCGCGCGCTTCTCGCTCGATGGCATGCCCGGCAAGCAAATGAGTATCGACGGCGACCTGCGCGCCAACGTCATCGATGCGACCGAGGCGCGTCGCCTGCGTGCGGTGGTCCAAAAGGAGAGTCAGCTGTACGGGGCCATGGACGGGGCGATGAAGTTCGTCAAGGGCGATGCGATCGCCTCGATCATCGTGATCCTGGTCAACATTCTCGGCGGCATCTGTGTGGGCGTGTTCATGCACGACATGAGCGCCGGCGAGGCCGCCACCCTGTACGCGATTCTCTCGGTGGGCGACGGGCTGATTGCGCAGATTCCCGCGCTGTTGATCTCGATCGCCGCCGGTATCATCGTCACGCGCGTGCCCGGCGAGACGCGTCGTAATCTGGCCGATGAGCTCTCCTCGCAGATTATGCGCCAGCGCGAAGCCCTGTGGATTGTCGCCGCGGTGCTGATGTTGTTTGCCGCGCTGCCGGGATTTCCGGTCGCGGTGTTCCTGCCGTTGGGCGGGTGCGTGGCGCTGCTCACCTGGTGGGTGCAACGTCGCGCCCGCCGTGACGGCACGTCCGCCGGCGACGCCGATGCGGCGGCCGAGGCGGGCGGTGCGGGCGCCGCGCCCGACATCGGCGCGGTGCCGCTGCTGCTGCGTGTGCATCCCGAGCTCACCGAGGGCCCCGCGCTCGCGCTCGCGCTCACGGCCTTGCGCACGCGCAAGCTCGAGCAACAAGGGCTGCCCCTGCCGGATATTCAGCTGCAGCTCGACCCGCAGCTGCCGGCGCGTCACCTCTCGTTTCTGCTCTACCAGGAGTCGATCCTGCAACTGGAGGTGCGCCCCTTGGTGCTGCTCGATGCGACGACCCCGGCGCTGCCGCAGGCCGTCGCGCAAGACACGCTGCCGTTTGGCGGGATCACGCTGCAATGGGTCGCCCCCGAGCAAGCGAGCGGCCTGTCGGCGTTGGGGCACACGGTGCACGAGGGCGTGGACCGGGTGGCGTACCTGGTGTCACTCGCGCTCGATCGTTACGCCTCCGAGCTCATCGGCGTGCAAGAAGCCCGTTACCTGATGGATCAGATGGAGCAGCGCTACGGCGAGTTGGTCAAGGAGCTGCAGCGCCAACTGCCGGTGAGCCGCGTGGCCGACGTATTGCAACGGCTGGTGGCCGAGGGCGTGTCGATTCGCGATCTGCGCGCCGTGTTCGAGGCGTTGGTGGAGTGGGCGCCGCGCGAAAAAGATCCGCTCATGCTCGCCGAATACGCCCGTCTGGCGCTGCGTCGTCACGTGGTGGGCCGTCAACGCCAGGGGCAGCCGTGGGTGAGCGCCTGGGTGATCGGCAACCATATCGAGCAAACCATCCGCGAATCGATTCGTCAGACGTCGGCGGGCTCGTACTCGGCGCTCGCGCCCGAGGAGAACCAGGCGATCGTCAACACGATCCGCGACGCGCTGGCGCGCAGCGGCACGGCGGGGCTCGCCCTGGTGACCGCCATCGACGTGCGCCGCTTTGTGCGCAAGCTCATTGAAAAAGACATGTTTGCCGTGCCGGTCCTCTCCTTCCAGGATCTGGAAGACGAAGCGGAGCTCAAGGTGCTGGGGCATGTGGAACTGTTGGGAGGCGACGATGCGTTTGCCTGA
- the sctR gene encoding type III secretion system export apparatus subunit SctR: MPTTDPVTLIVVLAALSLLPLLVVMGTCFLKVSVVFALLRNALGVQQIPPNIALYGLALVLSLFIMAPVGVAVQDRLAAAPADPQASIVTRLSDGALDPYRDFLKKNTAPAQTRFFREKAREHWPEEVRKRVSDDSLLLLIPAFSVSQLVESFKIGLLLFLPFIAIDLIVSNVLLAMGMMMVSPMTVSMPFKLLLFVLVGGWDRLLGQLLLSYH, from the coding sequence ATGCCGACGACCGATCCCGTCACCCTTATCGTGGTACTTGCCGCGCTGTCCCTGCTACCGCTGTTGGTGGTGATGGGCACGTGTTTTCTCAAAGTCTCGGTGGTGTTTGCGCTGTTGCGCAACGCCCTGGGCGTCCAACAGATTCCGCCGAACATCGCCCTTTACGGGCTTGCTCTGGTGCTCTCGCTGTTCATCATGGCGCCGGTGGGCGTGGCGGTGCAGGACCGGCTGGCGGCCGCGCCAGCGGACCCGCAGGCCTCCATCGTGACGCGCTTGTCCGACGGCGCCCTGGACCCTTACCGCGATTTCCTCAAGAAAAACACGGCACCGGCCCAGACCCGCTTCTTTCGCGAAAAAGCGCGCGAGCACTGGCCCGAGGAAGTCCGCAAGCGCGTCAGTGATGACTCGCTGCTGTTGTTGATCCCGGCGTTTTCCGTGAGCCAGTTGGTCGAGTCGTTCAAGATCGGGTTGTTGCTGTTCCTGCCTTTCATCGCCATCGACCTCATCGTCTCCAACGTGCTCTTGGCGATGGGGATGATGATGGTCTCGCCGATGACCGTTTCCATGCCGTTCAAGCTGCTGCTGTTCGTGCTGGTGGGCGGTTGGGACCGCTTGCTCGGCCAACTCTTACTCTCGTACCACTAA
- the sctS gene encoding type III secretion system export apparatus subunit SctS — translation MTQALIVQMASELLWLVLVLSLPVVVAASIVGVLVGLVQALTQIQDQTVSFVIKLVAACLTLALTYRWMGAALMRFTEQTFDLAARMGG, via the coding sequence ATGACTCAAGCGCTTATCGTGCAAATGGCCAGCGAACTGTTATGGCTGGTGCTGGTGCTGTCGCTGCCGGTGGTGGTGGCCGCGTCGATCGTCGGGGTGTTGGTGGGCTTGGTGCAGGCCCTCACACAAATTCAAGATCAAACCGTCTCGTTCGTGATCAAGTTGGTGGCCGCCTGCCTCACGCTGGCGCTGACCTACCGCTGGATGGGTGCGGCGCTGATGCGTTTCACCGAGCAGACGTTTGACCTTGCGGCCCGCATGGGAGGGTGA
- the sctT gene encoding type III secretion system export apparatus subunit SctT encodes MDELVRWLPLIALAMVRPLGAMLLLPPLSSGVLGGMLVRNALALMATLPTLPLFASLSLPNGLTDPGAYLLLVASELTIGLLMGFSAAIPFWALDMAGFLLDTMRGASMAGVFNPLIGGQSSPLGGLFSQIAAALFMSLGGFHALMSALYASYTHLPPGASWHWAAGFLPMLEREWHTLQVLMLGFAMPAIVLMVLVDLALGLMNRSAQQMNVFSLSMPIKSVLTLLMLLLSLNAGLSDVVTRFDRFDGGLLRMLEVAP; translated from the coding sequence GTGGACGAGCTCGTGCGCTGGTTGCCGCTGATTGCCCTGGCCATGGTCCGCCCGCTCGGCGCGATGCTGCTGTTGCCGCCGTTGAGCTCCGGGGTGTTGGGCGGCATGCTGGTGCGCAACGCGCTTGCGCTCATGGCGACGTTGCCGACACTGCCGCTGTTCGCGTCGCTGAGCCTGCCCAACGGGCTCACCGATCCCGGCGCTTACCTGCTGCTGGTGGCGAGCGAGTTGACGATCGGCTTGCTGATGGGCTTTTCCGCCGCCATCCCGTTCTGGGCACTCGACATGGCGGGCTTTTTGCTCGACACCATGCGCGGCGCGTCCATGGCCGGCGTGTTCAATCCGCTCATTGGCGGACAGTCGTCGCCGCTCGGCGGACTGTTCTCACAAATCGCGGCCGCGCTGTTCATGTCGCTGGGCGGCTTTCACGCACTGATGTCCGCCCTGTACGCCTCCTACACCCACTTGCCGCCCGGGGCGAGCTGGCATTGGGCCGCGGGCTTCCTCCCGATGCTTGAGCGCGAGTGGCACACGCTGCAGGTGCTGATGCTCGGTTTTGCCATGCCCGCGATCGTGCTGATGGTGCTGGTGGACCTCGCGCTGGGGCTCATGAACCGCTCCGCGCAACAGATGAACGTGTTCTCGCTCTCGATGCCCATCAAGAGCGTACTGACGCTGTTGATGCTGCTGCTGAGCTTGAACGCGGGCCTGTCCGACGTCGTGACGCGCTTCGACCGCTTTGACGGCGGCTTGTTGCGCATGCTGGAGGTGGCGCCATGA
- a CDS encoding EscU/YscU/HrcU family type III secretion system export apparatus switch protein, translated as MSEKTEQPTEKRIQDARKEGQVAKSQEINATVQLTLTLLWLIAEGPDLYDALAKLISYTVDATNLSLDAATVVLTEHVVSLTMRFVFGLGGLLALSLTLTGLIQSGFLFAPKAIQPQAKRLNPLANAKQLVSITKLFELGKMLLKVAVLGITFTYMIMRFGPSFATLPQAQPSAGLAVCVQLAQWMWAVLAGMTAVFAVADYGMQYYQLRKQLMMSHDDIKQEHKNAEGSDEIKQRRRELQQEVQSGSLAGKVAKSSVVVRNPTHIAVCLRYEEDETPLPQVLEYGREARALEIVALAEQFEIPVVENVALARALIASTQPGDYIPETLFTAVAQVLQLVRARLDEAAANEDADEDEDADENGENEENDRGEEDEEKDDDADDNVDDDGDAGALDPDGHKPEGHDPEGHAPASARDPETQRDPGRDDQESADAGHRKP; from the coding sequence ATGAGCGAGAAGACCGAACAGCCCACCGAGAAACGCATCCAGGACGCGCGCAAGGAAGGGCAGGTCGCCAAGAGCCAAGAGATCAATGCCACGGTGCAGCTGACCTTGACGCTGTTGTGGCTGATCGCGGAGGGCCCCGACCTGTACGACGCGCTGGCCAAGCTCATCAGCTACACGGTCGATGCGACCAACTTGTCGCTCGACGCCGCGACCGTGGTGCTCACCGAGCACGTGGTCTCGCTCACCATGCGCTTCGTGTTCGGCCTGGGCGGGCTGCTCGCGCTGTCGCTCACGCTGACCGGGCTGATCCAGTCGGGTTTCTTGTTCGCGCCCAAAGCGATCCAGCCGCAGGCCAAACGGCTTAACCCGCTGGCCAATGCCAAGCAATTGGTGTCGATCACGAAGCTGTTCGAGTTGGGCAAGATGCTGCTGAAGGTCGCGGTCCTGGGCATCACCTTTACCTACATGATCATGCGCTTCGGCCCCTCCTTTGCCACCTTGCCGCAAGCCCAACCGTCGGCGGGCCTGGCGGTGTGCGTGCAGCTCGCGCAATGGATGTGGGCGGTGCTCGCGGGCATGACCGCGGTGTTCGCGGTGGCCGATTACGGGATGCAGTATTACCAGTTGCGCAAGCAACTGATGATGTCGCACGACGACATCAAGCAAGAGCACAAGAACGCCGAAGGCAGTGACGAGATCAAGCAACGTCGGCGCGAGTTGCAACAAGAGGTGCAAAGCGGCAGTCTGGCCGGCAAAGTGGCCAAGTCATCGGTGGTCGTGCGCAATCCCACCCATATCGCCGTGTGCCTGCGCTACGAGGAGGACGAGACGCCCCTGCCGCAGGTGCTGGAGTACGGGCGCGAAGCGCGCGCGCTGGAGATTGTGGCGCTGGCCGAGCAGTTTGAGATCCCGGTGGTGGAGAACGTGGCGCTCGCGCGCGCCTTGATCGCCTCGACGCAGCCGGGCGACTACATCCCCGAGACGTTGTTCACCGCGGTGGCGCAGGTCTTACAACTCGTACGCGCGCGGCTGGACGAAGCCGCCGCGAACGAAGACGCCGATGAGGACGAAGACGCCGATGAGAACGGAGAGAACGAAGAGAACGATCGGGGCGAGGAGGACGAGGAGAAGGACGACGACGCGGATGACAACGTGGATGACGACGGTGACGCCGGCGCGCTCGACCCCGACGGTCACAAGCCCGAGGGTCACGATCCCGAGGGTCATGCCCCCGCCAGCGCGCGCGACCCCGAAACCCAGCGCGACCCCGGTCGCGACGACCAGGAGTCCGCCGATGCCGGTCATCGCAAGCCGTAA